Genomic window (Thermococcus sp.):
ATTGAGATGAACAAGGAGAGGGCCAAGGCCCTTTCCCTTCTCATCAACGGGCTGGTTATCGAGGGCGATGCAACAGACCCGAAAACGCTGGAGGAAGCGAACATAAAACAGGCCGATGCATTCGCCGCTTTAACTGGAAAAGACGACGCGAACCTACTCGCTTGCATCCTGGCCAAACACCTGAACCCCAAGGTCAGAACCTCACTCAGGATAGGCAATCCCAAGAACAGGATGATATTCGAAGAGGTAACAGACCTCAAGAGGTACTTCGACTTCGTTATCTCACCTGAGGAGATAGCGGCTGAGTACATAAGCAGGAACATAACAACGCCGGGCTTCAACAGGGTGCTCTTCCCGAAGGAAGGAGCGGAAATAGTCAAGTTCAACATCGATGAAGCGAGCGAGATAGCAGGAAAGCTTGTGAAAGACCTGAAGCTCCCGAGGGACTCACTCATGGTGGCAGTTTACGATGAGAAGGGCAACCTCATAATCCCCTCTGGCGATACAAAGTTACCCGAGAAGGGTCAAGTCATAATATTCGCTAAGAACAGTGCCCTGAACGGCATCAAGGATTTACTTGAGAGGAGAAAGGAAAAGGAAGGGGGTTGAATACCCAAATATTTTTCACTATTGAATTTTTTAACCTCATGTTTCTTTCTGGATGTGGTTTAGAAAGCAAAAACTATTTAAAGAGATTAGGATAGCCAAAATCGACGTGGAAGGGTAACCTGTTTTAGGATCATTGGGGGGCTAATCATGGAAGACGTCATCAAGCAGATTGTTGACGCGGAACGGGAGGCAGAGGAACGCATTGAGAAGGCCGAGGTCGAAGCCAAGGAGATAGTCCTCAAAGCAAGGGAGGAGGCCAAGCTAATTGAGAAAGAAGTCATCGAAAACGCCGAGAAGGAAGCCGCAGCCCTAGTTGAGAAGGCCCGTCTTGAGGGTAAGGAGGAGGCCAAGAAGGTCCTTGAAGAGGGCGAGAGGGAGATTCAAAACCTCAAGGTTAAGGCCACCAACAACCTTGAGAACGCCATCTCCGCAGGTATAGCACTCGTGAGAGGGAGCTGAGATGTTCCGTCCCGAGGAAATGGTAAAGATCGAGGTAATAACACTCAACCGCTACAAGGATACTCTCCTCACCTACCTCCACGAGAACGGAGCAGTGGAGGTAAGGGACCTGAGGGTCAGGGTAGCCCAGAAGGACTCGCCCAGCGAGTACCACAGGAAGGCCGCATCATACAGCATAACGATTTCAAGGCTCGTTGACTTCCTTAGGGAATACAGGAAGAAAGGCAAAGGAGGTATAAAGGAGTTCATATCCCCACCAGAGAGGCCCAAGAAGAAATACCGTTATGAGGGCATCGAGAATCTCATAAAAGAAGTTGAAGGTTTCCTCTTCCGGGTAGAACCTGAGGTCAAGGCCGCCGAGGGCAAAATCAACTCCACCCAGGCGGAGATAGACAAAATCAAAGAAGGCATGGAAATTCTGGATCTACTGTCTTTTCTCAAAGTTGACGTTTCATACCTCCGTTCCACGAACATGCTCGAGGTAGTCGTCGGTACGATAGACAGAAACAGGTTTAAGCCCCTTGTTGAGGAAGTTCAGAAGGCCACAGAGGGGAGAACAGTTCTTGTATCCAGGAACTTCAAGGACAAGGTTTTGGTAGTCTTCGTCTTCCTCAAGAGGGATTATGAAAAGTTCAACCCGGTATTAGCCAAGTACTCCCTTGAGAGGATCGAAATCCCGGAGGGAAAGGGCACTCCAAAAGAACTCATCCGCGAGTACGAGGAAAAACTCAGGACAAAGGAGAAGGAACTTGAACAGGCCAAGAAGGATGCGGAAACCCTGGCGGAGAAGTACTACGACGACGTTGTATTCTATCAAGAGCTCATGGAGAACGAGCGCGACAAGTCGGCGGTCTTGCCAATGCTTGCGAGGACCAACATAACCTTTGCATTAACCGGCTGGCTCCCAAGGGTCAACGTTCCAGAGGTTCTGGGGGGTATTAAGAGGATCACCGAGGGGAAGGCTTACATCAACATCCGCGAGCCGAGGGAAGATGAACTGGAGGACATACCGATAAAGCTCAACAACCCCGGCTGGGCGAAGCCCTTCGAGATGCTCACCGAGATGTACGGCGTTCCAAAGTACGACGAGATAGACCCGACTCCGATAATAACCTTCACTTACTCGTTCTTCTTCGGGTTCATGCTCACGGACTTTATGTATGGTCTCATCGTCGGCCTGGTAGCGGCCCTTCTCGTCAAGGGGCACAGGAAGTTCAACGACGGCACCTACAAGTTTGCCTACACACTCCTCATAAGCTCGTTCTTCACGATGTTCATGGGTGCAATATTCGGCAGCTACTTCGGCAACGCACTTGATTTGGCTGGCTTCCACGTCCCGCGCGTCTGGGACACCTTTGAGAACGCGCTCATAGTACTCCAGCTTGCACTGGCAATAGGTCTCGCCCATCTCTTCACCGGTTATACCATAGGGTTCACAGTTAAACTTAAGAACGGCGACAAGAGGGGTGCCATCTTAGATCAGCTTTCCTGGATGCTTATCATACTTGGAATAGTGGTTCTCGCCCTCGCAAGCGGCAACCATAACGCCAAGCTAACCGGGGAGGCTCTCTTCGGAATCGGTCTGCTGCTCTTCGCGGTGGGTGAGGTGATCAACAACAAGGGACTGGCAGCACTGCTCATAATCTCAGACTTCTTCGGCTTCGTCGGTAGCTGGCTCAGCTACGCAAGGCTGATGGCGCTCGCACTGGCAACCTCGGGAATAGCCATGGTCGTAAACATCCTCGTTCAGATGATATGGGGCTTCAAACTCCTTTACATCGGCCCCATAATCGGCGTCATACTGTTTATAGGCGGCCAGCTGTTTTCGGTCGCCATCAACTCGCTCGGAGCCTTCGTTCACTCGCTCCGTCTGCAGTATGTTGAGTTTTTTGGAACGTTCTACTCAGGTGATGGAAAACCCTTCGAGCCTTTCAAGGCGAAAAGAGAAGTTTCCGAACTGGAGCTTGAAGCTTAAGGAGGTGCAGGAAGGATGGATCCGATAGTTTACGTATCCCTTGGAGCCGCACTTGCGGCCGGTCTTGCCGGAGCCGCCTCGGCCTTCGGTGTTGGTGTGGCAGGTGCAGCGGCTGCTGGAGTCGTTGCCGAGGACGAGAAGAACTTCAAGAACGCCCTAATACTCGAGGGCCTGCCCATGACCCAGAGTATCTACGGGCTGATTACGCTGTTCCTCATCCTGATGGTCTCGGGAATCCTCGGCGGCGGCTTCAAGTTCACCGCCAACAACCCGGACAACATAGTCAAGAGCGCCATACTGCTCGGTGCCGGCCTCACCGTCGGCCTCACCGGCCTCTCGGCCATACCTCAGGGTGTCATAGCCAGCGCTGGAATAGGTGCCGTCGCCAAGAACCCGAAGACCTTCACCCAGGGAATCATCTTCGCGGCAATGGCCGAGACTATGGCCATCTTCGGTCTCGTCGGCGCGCTGATAATGATCGTCACTGGAGTCGGCTTCTGACTCCACCATCTTTCTTTGATTCCAAAGGAGGAAGGAGGATGGAAGGGGCAGAGCTGATCATCCAGGAGATAAACAGGGAAGCGGAGGAGAAGATACAGTACCTTCTCAGTGAGGCAAGGGAAGAAGGCAAGAAGATAAAGACCGAGGCACGGGAAAGGGCCGAGGCAAAGGCGGAGTGGATACTCCGGAAGGCAAAAACCCAGGCGGAGATAGAGAAGCAGAGAATAATAGCCAACGCCCGCCTTGAAGTCAGGAAGAAGCGCCTACAGATTCAGGAGGGACTGATCAGGGAGGTCATTGAGGCCCTTCGCGAGAGGCTTGCCAATCTTCCAGAGGAAGACTACTTCCCGATGCTCGTGAACCTCACCGCCAGGGCAGTTGAGGAGCTTGGAACCGAGAGCATCGTCGTCCGCTCCAACGAGAAGACCCTTAACATCGTATCAGGAAAGCTTGGGGAGTTCAAGAAAGCCCTCACCGAGAAGCTTGGAAATCGAGTGGATGTCAAACTCGGAGAACCCGTGAAGACCATAGGCGGTGTTATCGTCGAAACCCCGGACGGAACCGTGAGGGTGGACAACACATTTGATGCCAGGATAGAACGCTTCGAGAGCGAGCTTAGGGCAGAGATAGCCAAGGCTCTCTTCGGGTGAGGAAAATGGAAGTCGGAGCGGTGAGCGGGATACTCGACACGACACTGGCACTGGTGTTCACATGGGTGGGCTACAAGACATCGTTGATTATCTACAAATACACACCATACTCCTATCCTAACGCGAGGATAAAGGCAATGGAGGCCAGGCTCCTGACAGAGCAGAGGTTCAACGAGCTTGCAGAGAGCGGAACTCTTCAGGACTTCGCGGTCAGTTTGGAGGATACAGACTACAGGAACTACTTCGTCGAGATCCAGAGCTACAACGTCGAATCCATAGAAAGGGCGTTTGAAGAGGCCCTCGCGGGAACCTACGAGATGATGGCTAAAATACTCCCCAAGAGGGTCAACCCGTTCTTCAAGCTACTCCTCGAGGAGTGGGACGTCAGGAACATCACGAGCGTCATCAAGGCAAAGTTCGCGGGAGAACCCGCCGAGGATTACGTAATGGAAATAGGGTTCATGTTCCCGAGAGCAAATGCCATAGCGGAAGCGAAGAGCATTGAAGAGATCCTGGTCATCCTCGAGGGCACTCCCTACGAAGAACCCTACCAGAAGCTCCTGCTGGATGAGATAGACGTCAGAACCTTTGAGACGGAGCTTTACAGGATGCACTACAGAAAGCTGCTCAACTATGCACTTTCGAAGAAGGACGAGGAAAGAACAATCCTAGAGGAGTTCGTCAGACTCAAAATAGACAAAATGAACATCCTGACGGTTCTAAGGGCCAAGGCTGCAAAGCTCCCTGCGGAGGAGATAAGACCCATGCTCATTCCCGGGGGAAGCATTAAGCTTGAGTCGCTGCTCCATGTTGAGGATCTCGGCATGGCCCTAGCTGAACTCGACTCAACGAAGTATGGACCCGTAATCAGGGACGTCAGGGAGGAAGTCGAGAGGGATCTTGGAGTTCTCGAGAAGGTCCTCAACGGCTACATACTCAAAAGGATGAACGAGCTTAACAGGTTCTACCCGCTGAGCGTCGCCGCTCCACTCGTCTACATCCTCCAGAAGGAGAGGGAAGTAAAGAAGCTCAGGGCGATAGCCAAGCTCATCAGCGACGGCCTTCAGCCGGAGAGAATAAAGGAGCTGGTGGGTGATGTCGCATGAAAATAGCGGTTCTTGGCGAAAGGGACACTGCCCTTGGATTCAAGCTTGCGGGTGCTCACGAGGTTTACGCCTTCGACAACACCCCGATTGAAATGGAAATGCTCAAGAACAAGCTTAAAGAGCTGGTAGAGCGGGACGACGTGGGTATCATACTGATAACCGAGGGCTTCGCCCGGAGGATTGAACTCCCGGAGGTTACGCTTCCAATCATCCTTCAGATACCGGATAAATCCGGTTCAAGACTTGGAGAGAAGACGATTAAGGAGATAGTCCGTAGGGCTATTGGTGTTGAGCTGAAGAGGTGAGGTAAATGGGAAGGATAATTCGCGTTACCGGTCCGCTGGTTGTTGCCGACGGAATGAAAGGCTCGAAGATGTATGAGGTCGTTCGTGTCGGAGAGATGGGGCTTATAGGAGAAATCATCCGTCTTGAGAGCGATAGGGCAGTCATCCAGGTCTACGAGGAGACCGCGGGTATAAGACCCGGTGAGCCGGTCGAGGGAACCGGCGCCTCACTCAGCGTTGAGCTCGGTCCAGGCCTCCTGACGGCCATGTACGACGGTATTCAAAGACCTCTTAACACACTTAGAGACCTGAGCGGCGACTTCATAGCGAGGGGTCTCACCGCTCCCGCTCTGCCAAGGGACAAGAAGTGGCACTTCATGCCAAAGGTTAAAGTCGGCGACAGGGTAGTTGGCGGAGACGTCCTCGGCGTAGTCCCCGAGACGAGCATTATAGAGCACAAAATCCTCGTTCCGCCAGGGGTCGAAGGTGAGATAATCGAGGTTGTTGAGGAGGGCGACTACACCATCGAGGAGGTCATTGCCAAGGTCAAGAAGCCGGACAGGAGTTTAGAGGAGCTTAAGATGTACCACCGCTGGCCTGTCCGTCTCAAGAGGCCCTACAAGAACAAGCTCCCACCGGAGGTTCCGCTCATCACCGGCCAGAGGACGATAGACACCTTTTTCAGCCAGGCCAAGGGTGGAACCGCAGCAATCCCCGGCCCGTTCGGTTCGGGGAAGACCGTCACCCAGCACCAGCTGGCAAAGTGGAGCGACGCTAGGGTTGTCGTCTACATCGGTTGTGGTGAGCGCGGTAACGAGATGACCGACGTTCTTGAGGAGTTCCCCAAGCTCAAGGACCCAAAGACAGGAAAGCCACTCATGGAAAGAACCGTCCTTATAGCCAACACCTCCAACATGCCCGTTGCCGCGCGCGAGGCCTCAATCTACACAGGGATTACCATTGCCGAGTACTTCAGAGATATGGGGTATGACGTCGCGCTCATGGCGGACTCCACATCAAGGTGGGCCGAAGCCCTACGTGAGATTTCCGGCCGTCTCGAGGAGATGCCCGGTGAGGAGGGTTATCCTGCCTATCTCGCCTCAAAGATAGCCGAATTCTACGAGAGAGCCGGTCGCGTTGTGACCATTGGGAGCGACGAGAGGATCGGTAGTGTCTCGGTCATTGGTGCCGTTTCACCGCCCGGCGGTGACTTCAGCGAGCCGGTCGTCCAGAACACCCTCCGTGTCGTTAAGGTCTTCTGGGCGCTCGATGCTGACCTCGCGAGGAGGAGGCACTTCCCGGCTATCAACTGGCTTAGGAGCTACTCGCTCTACGTTGACTCAATCCAGGGCTGGTGGCACAGCAACGTTGACCCGGAGTGGAGGAAGATGCGCGACCAAGCCATGGCCCTCCTCCAGAAGGAGGCCGAACTCCAGGAAATCGTCCGTATTGTCGGTCCAGACGCACTGCCCGACAAGGAGAAGGCGATACTCATCATCACCAGAATGCTCCGCGAGGACTACCTCCAGCAGGATGCATTCGACGAGGTCGACACTTACTGCCCGCCGAAGAAGCAGGTCACCATGATGCGTGTAATCCTCAACTTCTACGAGAGGACGATGGAGGCAGTTGATAGGGGCGTTCCGGTCGAAGAGATAGCCAAGCTCCAAGTCAGGGAGAAGATAGGCCGTATGAAGTATGAGCCGGAAGTCGAGAACGTTAGGGCACTCATAGACGAGACGAACGCCCAGTTTGAAGAGCTGTTTAAGAAGTACGGGGCGTGATGCTGATGCCGGGAATGGAGTACTCAACCGTTAGCAAGATTTATGGGCCGCTCATGATCGTCCAGGGAGTTAAGGGAGTTGCCTA
Coding sequences:
- a CDS encoding V-type ATP synthase subunit F, encoding MKIAVLGERDTALGFKLAGAHEVYAFDNTPIEMEMLKNKLKELVERDDVGIILITEGFARRIELPEVTLPIILQIPDKSGSRLGEKTIKEIVRRAIGVELKR
- a CDS encoding TrkA family potassium uptake protein, whose protein sequence is MFVVIMGAGRVGFLVAKMLEADGHDVTIIEMNKERAKALSLLINGLVIEGDATDPKTLEEANIKQADAFAALTGKDDANLLACILAKHLNPKVRTSLRIGNPKNRMIFEEVTDLKRYFDFVISPEEIAAEYISRNITTPGFNRVLFPKEGAEIVKFNIDEASEIAGKLVKDLKLPRDSLMVAVYDEKGNLIIPSGDTKLPEKGQVIIFAKNSALNGIKDLLERRKEKEGG
- a CDS encoding V-type ATP synthase subunit E: MEGAELIIQEINREAEEKIQYLLSEAREEGKKIKTEARERAEAKAEWILRKAKTQAEIEKQRIIANARLEVRKKRLQIQEGLIREVIEALRERLANLPEEDYFPMLVNLTARAVEELGTESIVVRSNEKTLNIVSGKLGEFKKALTEKLGNRVDVKLGEPVKTIGGVIVETPDGTVRVDNTFDARIERFESELRAEIAKALFG
- a CDS encoding V-type ATP synthase subunit C — translated: MEVGAVSGILDTTLALVFTWVGYKTSLIIYKYTPYSYPNARIKAMEARLLTEQRFNELAESGTLQDFAVSLEDTDYRNYFVEIQSYNVESIERAFEEALAGTYEMMAKILPKRVNPFFKLLLEEWDVRNITSVIKAKFAGEPAEDYVMEIGFMFPRANAIAEAKSIEEILVILEGTPYEEPYQKLLLDEIDVRTFETELYRMHYRKLLNYALSKKDEERTILEEFVRLKIDKMNILTVLRAKAAKLPAEEIRPMLIPGGSIKLESLLHVEDLGMALAELDSTKYGPVIRDVREEVERDLGVLEKVLNGYILKRMNELNRFYPLSVAAPLVYILQKEREVKKLRAIAKLISDGLQPERIKELVGDVA
- a CDS encoding ATP synthase subunit A translates to MGRIIRVTGPLVVADGMKGSKMYEVVRVGEMGLIGEIIRLESDRAVIQVYEETAGIRPGEPVEGTGASLSVELGPGLLTAMYDGIQRPLNTLRDLSGDFIARGLTAPALPRDKKWHFMPKVKVGDRVVGGDVLGVVPETSIIEHKILVPPGVEGEIIEVVEEGDYTIEEVIAKVKKPDRSLEELKMYHRWPVRLKRPYKNKLPPEVPLITGQRTIDTFFSQAKGGTAAIPGPFGSGKTVTQHQLAKWSDARVVVYIGCGERGNEMTDVLEEFPKLKDPKTGKPLMERTVLIANTSNMPVAAREASIYTGITIAEYFRDMGYDVALMADSTSRWAEALREISGRLEEMPGEEGYPAYLASKIAEFYERAGRVVTIGSDERIGSVSVIGAVSPPGGDFSEPVVQNTLRVVKVFWALDADLARRRHFPAINWLRSYSLYVDSIQGWWHSNVDPEWRKMRDQAMALLQKEAELQEIVRIVGPDALPDKEKAILIITRMLREDYLQQDAFDEVDTYCPPKKQVTMMRVILNFYERTMEAVDRGVPVEEIAKLQVREKIGRMKYEPEVENVRALIDETNAQFEELFKKYGA
- a CDS encoding V-type ATP synthase subunit H — protein: MEDVIKQIVDAEREAEERIEKAEVEAKEIVLKAREEAKLIEKEVIENAEKEAAALVEKARLEGKEEAKKVLEEGEREIQNLKVKATNNLENAISAGIALVRGS
- a CDS encoding V-type ATP synthase subunit K (produces ATP from ADP in the presence of a proton gradient across the membrane; the K subunit is a nonenzymatic component which binds the dimeric form by interacting with the G and E subunits) — translated: MDPIVYVSLGAALAAGLAGAASAFGVGVAGAAAAGVVAEDEKNFKNALILEGLPMTQSIYGLITLFLILMVSGILGGGFKFTANNPDNIVKSAILLGAGLTVGLTGLSAIPQGVIASAGIGAVAKNPKTFTQGIIFAAMAETMAIFGLVGALIMIVTGVGF
- a CDS encoding V-type ATP synthase subunit I translates to MFRPEEMVKIEVITLNRYKDTLLTYLHENGAVEVRDLRVRVAQKDSPSEYHRKAASYSITISRLVDFLREYRKKGKGGIKEFISPPERPKKKYRYEGIENLIKEVEGFLFRVEPEVKAAEGKINSTQAEIDKIKEGMEILDLLSFLKVDVSYLRSTNMLEVVVGTIDRNRFKPLVEEVQKATEGRTVLVSRNFKDKVLVVFVFLKRDYEKFNPVLAKYSLERIEIPEGKGTPKELIREYEEKLRTKEKELEQAKKDAETLAEKYYDDVVFYQELMENERDKSAVLPMLARTNITFALTGWLPRVNVPEVLGGIKRITEGKAYINIREPREDELEDIPIKLNNPGWAKPFEMLTEMYGVPKYDEIDPTPIITFTYSFFFGFMLTDFMYGLIVGLVAALLVKGHRKFNDGTYKFAYTLLISSFFTMFMGAIFGSYFGNALDLAGFHVPRVWDTFENALIVLQLALAIGLAHLFTGYTIGFTVKLKNGDKRGAILDQLSWMLIILGIVVLALASGNHNAKLTGEALFGIGLLLFAVGEVINNKGLAALLIISDFFGFVGSWLSYARLMALALATSGIAMVVNILVQMIWGFKLLYIGPIIGVILFIGGQLFSVAINSLGAFVHSLRLQYVEFFGTFYSGDGKPFEPFKAKREVSELELEA